A region of Bifidobacterium adolescentis ATCC 15703 DNA encodes the following proteins:
- a CDS encoding GGDEF domain-containing protein: protein MADTPEMGRTPSTDELVPELTFDEIDRAFDNNEFCFYLQPKCNAATGAIVGAEALVRWNHPKYGVVSPGRFVPMLEQAGQISRLDVFVWRSVVRMLARWEREGRNLVPISVNVSMVDIDQMDVADTLTGLLNEYDVDARLLQAEITESAVARNLSKVESTIRKLHADNIAVLMDDFGSAYSSLNMLKDINVDVIKLDMKFIDLDEDNASKGLKIVESVVNMARKLRLLVIAEGAQTKQQVDQLLSVGCRYIQGYYFHEPLPVGRMEKLLAERPDDRHFWDMSNDFMHGSYVPVNGRTMLETSALAASTFEILANGVAELSRLNVKTGEYRAVKRDGILPTPETDDFETYVQTLIAERVVHPDDADRFRADMDLASLRSLLFSQKSAFGVYRSEVLARTGIISFAVIPSRECSESDPWAVVMVGRNLPIESFVRLNGEEYRRDSLTGLLNRNAFDDDVEFIQATHDKPLTVMYIDLIGLHEINNHLGHARGDVVLCELADAARAYFGDDNIYRIGGDEFVIISFAHSMAQSARQMEYMRQELLDHGCELSVGMAESDDGEDIPDLVNQAENEMRKDKKRYYASGSGKRQLRTLNKQLEDILVRNKDMESLLQHLNTRYSIAYVVNLRADTQRPVVVPGYVQKMLDKHGGSFHEMLLDYCDKLVAPAYRDGFRMLFDYDYVRDRICREGAIRYAYVRNDGERFLITIFPDTHSVDEVMWVFAKEDTSSEE, encoded by the coding sequence GATCGACCGTGCGTTCGACAACAACGAGTTCTGCTTCTACCTGCAGCCCAAATGCAATGCGGCTACGGGTGCCATCGTCGGTGCCGAGGCGCTGGTGCGTTGGAACCACCCCAAATATGGTGTGGTATCTCCGGGCAGGTTCGTTCCCATGCTGGAACAGGCCGGACAAATCTCCCGACTGGACGTGTTCGTATGGCGTTCCGTGGTCCGGATGCTGGCACGTTGGGAACGTGAGGGCCGCAATCTGGTGCCGATTTCCGTGAACGTCTCCATGGTGGACATCGACCAGATGGATGTGGCGGACACGCTCACCGGACTGCTGAACGAATACGATGTCGACGCTCGGCTGCTCCAAGCGGAAATCACCGAAAGCGCCGTGGCCAGGAACCTGTCCAAAGTGGAAAGCACCATCCGCAAGCTGCATGCGGACAACATCGCGGTGCTGATGGATGATTTCGGATCGGCGTATTCGTCGCTGAACATGCTCAAGGACATCAACGTCGATGTGATCAAACTTGACATGAAATTCATCGACCTCGATGAGGACAATGCCAGCAAAGGGCTGAAAATCGTCGAATCGGTGGTCAACATGGCCAGAAAGCTGCGACTGCTGGTCATCGCCGAAGGCGCACAGACCAAACAGCAGGTCGACCAGCTGCTGTCCGTGGGATGCCGGTACATCCAAGGGTATTACTTCCACGAACCGCTTCCGGTGGGACGGATGGAGAAGCTGTTGGCCGAACGTCCCGACGACCGGCATTTCTGGGATATGTCAAACGATTTCATGCATGGCAGCTATGTGCCCGTCAACGGCCGTACCATGCTTGAGACGTCCGCGCTCGCCGCCAGCACCTTCGAGATTCTGGCCAATGGCGTGGCGGAACTCTCCCGACTGAATGTGAAGACGGGCGAGTACCGCGCGGTCAAACGCGATGGCATACTGCCGACGCCGGAAACCGATGATTTCGAAACCTACGTGCAGACGCTGATCGCCGAACGCGTGGTGCATCCGGACGATGCCGACAGGTTCCGTGCTGATATGGATCTGGCTTCGCTCCGTTCGCTGCTGTTCTCGCAGAAATCCGCGTTCGGAGTGTACCGCAGTGAGGTGCTGGCCAGAACCGGCATAATCTCCTTCGCGGTGATTCCCTCACGTGAATGCTCCGAAAGCGATCCATGGGCCGTGGTGATGGTTGGCCGGAACCTGCCGATAGAGTCCTTTGTCCGGTTGAACGGCGAGGAGTACCGACGGGATTCATTGACGGGGCTGCTCAACCGCAACGCTTTCGACGATGATGTGGAATTCATCCAAGCCACCCATGACAAGCCGTTGACGGTGATGTACATAGATCTGATTGGCCTGCATGAGATCAATAATCATTTGGGTCATGCCAGAGGCGACGTGGTGCTGTGCGAGCTTGCGGATGCGGCGCGCGCCTATTTCGGCGACGATAATATCTACCGCATCGGCGGCGACGAGTTCGTGATCATCAGTTTCGCCCATTCGATGGCGCAGAGCGCCCGACAGATGGAATATATGCGTCAGGAGCTGCTTGATCACGGTTGCGAGCTGTCCGTGGGCATGGCCGAATCCGATGACGGCGAGGATATTCCGGATCTGGTCAACCAGGCGGAAAACGAGATGCGCAAAGACAAGAAGCGCTACTACGCCAGCGGCAGCGGCAAAAGGCAGTTGCGCACGTTGAACAAGCAGCTTGAGGACATCCTGGTACGCAACAAAGACATGGAATCGTTGCTGCAGCATTTGAATACACGGTATTCGATCGCTTATGTGGTCAATCTGCGTGCCGATACGCAACGGCCGGTCGTGGTTCCCGGCTATGTGCAAAAAATGCTTGACAAACATGGCGGTTCCTTCCACGAGATGCTGCTCGACTATTGCGACAAATTGGTGGCGCCGGCCTACCGGGACGGCTTCCGCATGCTGTTCGACTATGATTACGTCCGCGACCGGATATGCAGGGAAGGCGCTATACGGTACGCCTATGTCAGAAACGACGGCGAACGGTTCCTGATTACGATTTTCCCCGACACCCATTCCGTGGACGAGGTCATGTGGGTGTTCGCCAAAGAAGACACGTCGTCCGAAGAATAG
- the fucO gene encoding lactaldehyde reductase — MVYRMIFNQTAYFGRGAIKEIPGVARSHGFTKAFIVTDPVLLETGTVKKVTDVLDEAGMPYEVFDNVKPNPPVECIQDGVAKFAASGADFLIGLGGGSPQDTCKGIGIVTANPEFADVLSLEGVADTKNPSVPIFGVPTTAGTASETTINYVITDTANKRKFVAVDPHDIPIVAFVDPDLTDSMPRGLKVATGLDALTHAIEGYITPGAWSLSDCLSMQTIRMIAKNLAKSADGDIPAGEQMAYASYITGMAYSNVGLGLVHGMAHPLGGRLGVAHGVANGILLAPVMEYNKDYTGEKYRDIADAFGIADAYTGDIETVREEAVQAVHKLTVDLKNPTKISEVGATEADLEPLAHDAFHDVCTPGNPRQATQEDILAIYKSLM, encoded by the coding sequence ATGGTCTATCGCATGATTTTCAACCAGACCGCGTATTTCGGCCGCGGAGCCATCAAGGAGATTCCGGGCGTCGCCAGGTCCCATGGCTTCACCAAGGCGTTCATCGTCACCGATCCGGTGCTGCTGGAGACCGGCACCGTCAAGAAGGTCACCGACGTTCTTGACGAGGCGGGCATGCCGTATGAGGTGTTCGACAACGTCAAGCCGAATCCGCCGGTCGAATGCATCCAGGATGGCGTCGCCAAGTTCGCAGCCTCCGGAGCCGACTTCCTGATCGGCCTGGGAGGTGGTTCCCCGCAGGACACCTGCAAGGGCATCGGCATCGTGACTGCCAATCCGGAATTCGCCGACGTGCTGTCCCTTGAAGGCGTGGCCGACACCAAGAACCCGTCCGTGCCGATTTTCGGTGTGCCGACCACCGCTGGCACCGCATCCGAAACGACCATCAACTATGTGATCACCGACACGGCCAACAAGCGTAAGTTCGTGGCCGTCGACCCGCACGACATCCCAATCGTCGCCTTCGTGGATCCGGACCTGACCGACTCCATGCCGCGCGGCCTCAAGGTGGCCACCGGACTCGACGCCCTGACCCACGCCATCGAAGGCTATATCACACCGGGCGCGTGGAGCCTGTCCGACTGCCTGTCCATGCAGACCATCCGCATGATCGCCAAGAACCTCGCCAAGAGCGCCGATGGAGACATTCCGGCCGGCGAACAGATGGCCTACGCCTCCTACATCACCGGCATGGCCTACTCCAACGTCGGCCTCGGTCTGGTGCACGGCATGGCCCACCCGCTGGGCGGCCGCCTCGGCGTGGCGCACGGTGTGGCCAACGGCATCCTGCTGGCCCCGGTCATGGAATACAACAAGGACTACACCGGCGAGAAGTACCGTGACATCGCCGACGCCTTCGGTATCGCCGACGCCTACACCGGCGACATCGAAACCGTGCGTGAAGAGGCCGTCCAGGCGGTGCACAAGCTCACCGTGGATCTGAAGAACCCGACCAAGATCTCCGAAGTTGGCGCCACCGAAGCCGACCTGGAGCCGCTGGCCCATGACGCCTTCCACGACGTGTGCACGCCGGGCAACCCGCGCCAGGCCACCCAGGAAGACATCCTCGCCATCTACAAGAGCCTGATGTAG
- a CDS encoding glycosyltransferase: MLNVSIVIPAWNEQERINDCLLNATRQTVMPHEVIVVDNRSTDSTVAVVEQFMKDHPEAPVKLLHQDDEQGLIPTRDYGLNHATGDILGRFDADCMIRPDWVEVVSGIFTEDPDAMGATGPVMYYDLPSRHFGLRGDNSTRKRIYRADDGQPLLFGSNMALRATAWREIADEVCQDKADVMHEDIDISLHLLGKDLKTVYCPRMIAGISARRMDTSPASFLNYMRRFKNTFNAHPQHYRKHKPEILITALYPVMHLLYPVWQKVLNTADINPAEAAWINEQMELAEQEGHELYDDTPTDEEWSEKHEE, translated from the coding sequence ATGCTGAACGTTTCAATTGTCATCCCCGCCTGGAATGAACAGGAGCGTATCAACGATTGCCTGCTCAACGCCACCCGGCAGACCGTGATGCCTCATGAGGTGATTGTCGTCGATAACCGTTCCACTGATTCGACCGTTGCCGTGGTGGAGCAGTTCATGAAGGACCATCCGGAAGCGCCGGTGAAGCTGCTGCATCAGGATGATGAGCAGGGTCTGATTCCAACGCGTGATTATGGTTTGAATCATGCCACCGGCGATATTCTTGGCCGTTTCGATGCCGACTGCATGATCCGCCCGGACTGGGTGGAGGTGGTGTCCGGCATTTTCACCGAGGATCCGGATGCGATGGGCGCCACCGGTCCGGTGATGTATTACGATTTGCCGAGCCGTCATTTCGGGCTTCGCGGGGACAATTCCACCCGCAAACGTATTTATAGGGCCGATGATGGGCAACCTCTGCTGTTCGGTTCCAACATGGCCCTGCGCGCCACCGCCTGGCGCGAAATCGCCGACGAGGTCTGCCAAGACAAGGCGGATGTGATGCATGAGGACATCGACATCTCGCTGCATCTGTTGGGCAAGGATCTCAAGACCGTGTATTGTCCGCGGATGATCGCGGGCATCAGCGCACGTCGTATGGACACGTCTCCGGCATCGTTCCTCAACTATATGCGCCGTTTCAAGAACACGTTCAACGCGCATCCGCAGCATTACCGCAAGCACAAGCCGGAAATCCTCATCACCGCGTTATATCCTGTGATGCATCTGCTGTATCCGGTGTGGCAGAAGGTGTTGAACACCGCTGATATCAATCCGGCCGAGGCCGCGTGGATCAACGAGCAGATGGAATTGGCCGAACAGGAAGGCCATGAGCTGTATGACGACACTCCCACTGATGAGGAGTGGAGCGAGAAGCACGAGGAATAG
- a CDS encoding AI-2E family transporter, translating into MSEREQHMDTDKRTGTSGQCGNTDEMRWDLGTLFPAKGDPRRPPEWLGRALLYIAIAIVLLSFCWRSWGKIEYLIIDVVISLFLALAVEPVVIPLVKHGWKRSFASIFALLMLGVLLCVMFGLFGNLFVQQVIALCNGLPALYQQICDFVAQYTDFKLPEINSLGGEILKNIQTSWVTDFAGTAISTVSGFFSFLLNLMTVIMTTFYISAAGPKLRRAACQWMAPSAQRRFLFVWTVSQTQISSFLFSRAILAVLNAFFTSICLMALHVPYWMPLALFCGVVSQFIPMLGTYIGGALPVLFAWGSCGLWQAIAVVAFICVYQQIENLIFASKISRRTMDVNDAVAFLAVLAFGSLFGAIGAFLALPIVASIQTIARTYTKRYDLVDSPLMDDPVPDKKSKLVEGAEVISEHLHAVPRAVQGSSAHVPIPDDVRFLQEQAYNITRSDETGDADESQTVAIPKRVLDGVDRKPLRGTAEADGAQTEAGPQVADGSQSQGTDDNPRSRWR; encoded by the coding sequence ATGAGCGAACGCGAACAGCATATGGATACGGACAAGAGGACGGGAACGTCCGGACAGTGCGGCAATACCGACGAAATGCGTTGGGATCTCGGCACGCTGTTCCCTGCGAAAGGCGATCCACGCAGACCTCCGGAATGGCTGGGTCGCGCGCTGCTGTACATCGCCATCGCCATCGTGCTGCTCTCCTTCTGCTGGCGCAGTTGGGGCAAAATCGAATACCTCATCATCGACGTCGTCATCTCGCTGTTCCTGGCGCTCGCCGTGGAGCCGGTGGTGATTCCGCTGGTCAAGCATGGCTGGAAGCGTTCGTTCGCTTCGATTTTCGCGTTGCTGATGTTGGGTGTCCTGCTTTGCGTGATGTTCGGTCTGTTCGGCAATCTGTTCGTGCAGCAGGTCATCGCTTTGTGCAACGGTCTGCCGGCCCTCTACCAGCAGATCTGCGATTTCGTGGCGCAATACACGGATTTCAAGCTTCCTGAGATCAACAGTCTCGGCGGTGAGATTCTGAAGAACATCCAGACCTCGTGGGTCACGGATTTCGCGGGCACCGCCATCAGCACGGTGTCCGGATTCTTCAGCTTCCTGCTGAACCTCATGACGGTGATCATGACCACGTTCTACATTTCGGCGGCCGGCCCGAAGCTGCGCCGCGCGGCCTGCCAGTGGATGGCTCCCTCCGCGCAGCGCCGGTTCCTGTTCGTCTGGACCGTCAGCCAGACGCAGATCTCATCGTTCCTGTTCTCACGTGCCATCCTCGCCGTGCTCAACGCGTTCTTCACCTCGATCTGCCTGATGGCGTTGCACGTGCCGTATTGGATGCCGTTGGCGTTGTTCTGCGGCGTCGTATCGCAGTTCATCCCGATGCTCGGCACGTACATCGGCGGCGCGTTGCCGGTGCTGTTCGCCTGGGGCAGCTGTGGTTTGTGGCAGGCGATCGCCGTGGTGGCGTTCATCTGCGTCTACCAGCAGATCGAAAACCTGATCTTCGCGTCGAAGATCTCCCGCCGCACCATGGACGTCAACGATGCGGTCGCCTTCCTTGCCGTCCTGGCCTTCGGCTCGCTGTTCGGCGCGATCGGCGCGTTCCTGGCGCTGCCTATCGTCGCCTCGATCCAGACGATCGCCCGCACCTACACCAAGCGGTACGATCTGGTCGATTCGCCGCTGATGGACGATCCGGTTCCGGACAAGAAGTCGAAGCTGGTGGAAGGCGCCGAAGTCATCAGCGAGCACCTGCACGCCGTGCCGCGCGCCGTGCAGGGGTCGAGCGCGCATGTGCCGATTCCCGACGACGTGCGCTTCCTGCAGGAGCAGGCGTACAATATCACTCGGTCCGACGAGACCGGGGATGCCGACGAATCGCAGACCGTCGCCATTCCGAAGCGCGTGTTGGACGGGGTCGATCGCAAGCCGCTGCGGGGAACCGCGGAAGCGGACGGAGCGCAGACGGAAGCCGGACCGCAGGTAGCGGACGGGTCGCAATCGCAGGGAACGGATGACAATCCGAGAAGTAGGTGGCGTTAA
- a CDS encoding glycosyltransferase family 2 protein, translated as MVLLSVLDVVLVVLGGAGMLYQAVCIVISLFAKPIKFPEAPMNKRYAVLISARNEANVIGNLIDCLHSQTYPSELIDIWLVADNCTDNTAEVARNMGCHVIERFNKEQVGKGYALTYLLDQMNESGASDPYDAFFVFDADNKLDKHYIEEMNKGFQAGFKILTSYRNSVNLSDNWVSSGSALWFIRESRFVSASRMWLGNSCHVGGTGFMFSQEIMRRNNGWKFHLLTEDLEFTMDSVLHGDRIGYCGTAILYDEQPVTFAQSWRQRLRWSKGFLQVFRYYGPALIKRAVRERDFSAVDFTLLLCPFTVLGIARVLLGMLFAACGFVTWQSQLNSLTGWTSGIVISVIGMMGLAALTIVAERDHVGATNKELLAYVLAFPIYMLSYVPISFQAVFAKSEWKPIEHKG; from the coding sequence ATGGTATTGCTGAGCGTACTTGATGTCGTGCTGGTGGTTTTGGGCGGCGCCGGCATGCTCTACCAAGCGGTCTGCATCGTCATCTCGCTGTTCGCCAAGCCGATCAAGTTCCCCGAAGCGCCGATGAACAAACGGTACGCGGTGCTGATTTCCGCGCGAAACGAAGCGAACGTCATCGGCAACCTCATCGACTGTCTGCATTCGCAAACCTATCCGAGCGAGCTCATCGACATCTGGCTGGTGGCCGACAACTGCACCGACAACACCGCCGAAGTGGCCCGAAACATGGGATGCCACGTCATCGAACGATTCAACAAGGAGCAGGTCGGCAAAGGCTACGCGCTGACCTATCTGCTCGACCAGATGAACGAGTCGGGCGCATCCGACCCGTATGACGCCTTTTTCGTGTTCGATGCCGACAACAAACTCGACAAGCACTACATCGAGGAAATGAACAAGGGCTTCCAAGCCGGTTTCAAAATCCTCACCAGCTACCGCAATTCCGTGAACCTGTCCGACAATTGGGTGTCGTCCGGTTCCGCGTTGTGGTTCATCCGCGAATCGCGCTTCGTTTCCGCCTCCCGCATGTGGCTCGGCAACAGCTGCCACGTGGGCGGCACCGGCTTCATGTTCTCCCAGGAGATCATGCGTCGCAACAACGGCTGGAAATTCCACCTACTCACCGAGGATCTGGAATTCACCATGGACAGCGTGCTGCACGGCGACCGCATCGGCTACTGCGGCACCGCCATCCTGTACGACGAGCAGCCGGTCACCTTCGCGCAAAGCTGGCGTCAACGCCTGCGTTGGAGCAAGGGCTTCCTGCAGGTGTTCCGCTATTACGGACCGGCGTTGATCAAGCGCGCGGTCAGGGAACGTGATTTCTCCGCCGTCGATTTCACGCTGCTGCTGTGCCCGTTCACCGTGCTCGGCATCGCACGCGTGCTGTTGGGCATGCTGTTCGCCGCCTGCGGTTTCGTGACATGGCAAAGCCAGCTGAATTCGCTGACCGGCTGGACATCCGGCATTGTGATATCGGTGATCGGCATGATGGGACTCGCCGCATTGACCATCGTGGCGGAACGCGATCACGTGGGCGCCACCAACAAGGAGCTGCTCGCCTACGTGCTGGCCTTCCCGATCTACATGCTGAGCTATGTGCCGATTTCGTTCCAGGCGGTGTTCGCCAAGTCCGAATGGAAGCCGATCGAGCATAAGGGCTGA
- a CDS encoding D-alanyl-D-alanine carboxypeptidase/D-alanyl-D-alanine-endopeptidase, whose translation MTKRGCGLAMDDAGDYRYTRRRRAITVAVSVVATVALCVGYAVADMCDVVPGVLTLRHVEHSTAAAAGRSIEAADVIADIDASKTIDPAAARALTDAFRASAAGFGGEFSIAIADASGNVVAENNIDVPRTPASTMKTLTAYAAAVELDMGKTLDTQTYLEQSQDGTARLALKGNGDMLLGAGASDANHINGRAGLGTLAGRTAQALRQRGITSVTLAYDDTLFGNDRWPQGIAELDTDHLYYAPTASMAVDGGRNWNGTGPANPDVFSAYPALSMQPARDAALVFQQRLAEQGITVQGFVSQGTVAGASHPLASVRSASLNEIMAFTMRHSDNSLAEEFGRLLALQVGADNSPAGAVQAVKSVLERKGITTTGLDMRNCSGLTEDSKLTARTLLEVQLRNLAAGSGAAAAEGMSVMGFVGTAESRLNDADEAGLIRVKTGSLGDVTSMTGNVSRLNGGALTFAVIVNNPTDFAAAKAAIDTFVAGLPKL comes from the coding sequence ATGACGAAGAGAGGGTGTGGTTTGGCTATGGATGACGCTGGCGATTACCGCTATACGCGACGACGCCGAGCAATCACGGTGGCGGTTTCCGTCGTGGCCACCGTCGCACTGTGCGTCGGCTATGCAGTGGCCGACATGTGCGATGTCGTACCGGGCGTCCTCACATTGCGCCATGTCGAACATTCGACGGCCGCCGCTGCCGGCCGTTCGATCGAGGCGGCCGACGTGATCGCCGACATCGACGCTTCCAAGACCATCGATCCGGCCGCTGCGCGCGCGCTGACCGACGCGTTCCGAGCCTCAGCCGCCGGCTTCGGCGGCGAATTCTCCATCGCCATCGCCGACGCGTCGGGCAACGTGGTCGCGGAAAACAACATCGACGTGCCCCGCACGCCAGCATCCACCATGAAAACGTTGACGGCGTATGCGGCCGCCGTCGAACTCGACATGGGCAAGACCCTGGACACGCAGACCTATCTGGAACAGTCCCAGGACGGCACCGCGCGGCTGGCGCTCAAAGGCAACGGCGACATGCTGTTGGGAGCCGGAGCGTCCGACGCGAACCACATCAACGGACGTGCCGGATTGGGCACGCTTGCCGGGCGGACCGCACAGGCGTTGCGGCAGCGTGGCATCACCTCCGTGACATTGGCTTATGACGACACACTGTTCGGCAACGACCGCTGGCCGCAAGGCATCGCCGAACTCGACACGGACCACCTGTACTACGCCCCGACAGCTTCCATGGCCGTGGACGGCGGCAGGAATTGGAACGGGACAGGTCCGGCCAATCCTGATGTGTTCTCGGCGTATCCGGCATTGAGCATGCAGCCGGCGCGTGACGCGGCGCTGGTGTTCCAGCAGCGGCTGGCCGAACAGGGCATCACGGTTCAGGGATTTGTATCGCAAGGCACGGTTGCGGGGGCATCCCATCCGCTTGCCTCCGTGCGTTCGGCGTCGTTGAACGAGATTATGGCGTTCACCATGCGGCATTCCGACAATTCGCTCGCCGAGGAATTCGGCAGGCTGCTGGCGTTGCAGGTCGGCGCGGACAATTCGCCGGCTGGCGCGGTGCAGGCTGTAAAAAGCGTGCTGGAGCGCAAAGGCATCACTACGACCGGGCTCGACATGCGCAATTGTTCGGGACTTACGGAGGATTCGAAACTGACGGCGCGCACCCTGCTCGAAGTGCAACTGCGCAATCTGGCTGCGGGATCGGGGGCGGCCGCAGCCGAAGGAATGTCCGTCATGGGCTTCGTCGGCACCGCTGAGAGCCGTCTGAACGATGCTGACGAAGCGGGGCTGATCCGTGTGAAAACCGGCAGTCTGGGCGACGTGACCTCCATGACCGGCAATGTGTCGCGGTTGAACGGCGGAGCGTTGACCTTCGCGGTGATCGTCAACAATCCCACCGATTTCGCGGCGGCGAAGGCGGCCATCGACACATTCGTGGCCGGTCTGCCGAAGCTGTGA
- the hpt gene encoding hypoxanthine phosphoribosyltransferase: MRIADVQEDIDHELISKEEISDIINRAAAQASEDYRGKNPLLVCVLKGAVNTLAAFSQAMSIPVQMDFMSLSSYGSGTESSGKITVRQDLSTDVRGRHVLIVEDIIDSGITLAWLVDELKRRRAASVEIFALLEKPARRKVNVDVKYKGREIPDEFVVGFGLDYDEYYRNLDSIAVLKPSVYEGGQA; this comes from the coding sequence ATGCGAATCGCTGACGTACAAGAAGACATTGATCACGAGCTGATCAGCAAAGAAGAGATCTCCGACATCATCAACCGTGCCGCGGCACAAGCCAGTGAAGACTATCGTGGCAAGAACCCGCTGCTGGTCTGCGTGCTCAAGGGAGCCGTGAACACGCTTGCGGCGTTCTCCCAGGCCATGAGCATTCCGGTCCAAATGGATTTCATGAGCCTGTCGAGCTACGGTTCCGGCACGGAGTCGAGCGGCAAGATCACGGTTCGTCAGGATCTGTCCACGGATGTGCGAGGACGCCATGTGCTGATCGTTGAGGACATCATCGATTCGGGCATCACCCTGGCTTGGCTGGTCGACGAGCTCAAGCGCCGTAGAGCGGCTTCCGTGGAAATTTTTGCGCTTCTGGAGAAGCCGGCACGTCGCAAGGTCAATGTTGATGTGAAATACAAGGGACGTGAGATTCCCGATGAATTCGTGGTCGGTTTCGGCTTGGATTACGACGAGTACTACCGCAACCTCGATTCGATCGCGGTGCTGAAGCCGTCAGTCTATGAAGGAGGTCAGGCATGA